The Kryptolebias marmoratus isolate JLee-2015 linkage group LG18, ASM164957v2, whole genome shotgun sequence genome includes a region encoding these proteins:
- the ssbp1 gene encoding single-stranded DNA-binding protein, mitochondrial produces the protein MLRSFLAQVFRQVVRNRSTDVNFTLERSINRVQLLGRVGQDPVMRQVEGRNPVTIFSLATNEMWRSGDGEMTSTGDVSQKTMWHRVSVFKPGLRDVAYQHVKKGARILVEGKLDYGEYVDKNQVRRQATTIIAENIVFLSDNRDKI, from the exons ATGTTGAGAAGTTTTTTGGCACAG GTTTTCAGACAGGTGGTGAGGAACAGGAGCACAGACGTGAACTTCACTTTGGAAAGAT CGATAAACCGGGTGCAGCTGCTGGGACGAGTTGGTCAGGACCCGGTGATGAGACAAGTGGAAGGTCGGAACCCCGTCACCATCTTCTCTCTGGCGACAAACGAGATGTGGCGCTCTGGAGATGGAGAGATGACCTCCACAG GTGACGTCAGTCAGAAGACGATGTGGCATCGCGTCTCAGTGTTCAAACCAGGTCTGAGAGACGTCGCCTATCAGCACGTCAAGAAAGG GGCTAGGATTCTGGTGGAGGGAAAACTGGATTACGGCGAGTACGTGGATAAAAACCAGGTCAGACGTCAGGCCACGACCATCATTGCAG AGAACATAGTGTTTCTGAGCGACAACAGAGATAAAATCTGA